Proteins co-encoded in one Setaria viridis chromosome 9, Setaria_viridis_v4.0, whole genome shotgun sequence genomic window:
- the LOC117836913 gene encoding uncharacterized protein At4g15545, with translation MPLGEGAAGMGAGDFALPDEVLAALPRDPYEQLDLARRITALAVAGRVSGLEREAGRLRAEAAEKDRESAELRERVALLDTALQETNARLRAALEDNIKLSKERDSLAQTSKKLARDLQKLESFKRHLMQSLRDDSSSPQETIDITTCDQSVASKVSSCGDGGSASHPTPNVLSESFDVGSTNREGTATRPLIQKYALSSHITPRLTPEATPKILSTSTSPRRMSTTATPKLMSGATSPTRARIEGHMSMTPWYPSSKQSSAANSPPRGRPNPGRTPRIDGKEFFRQARSRLSYEQFGAFLANIKELNAHKQSREETLKKAEEIFGPDNKDLYLSFQGLLNRSMP, from the exons atgccactgggggagggcgcggcgggGATGGGGGCGGGGGACTTCGCGCTGCCGGACGAGGTCCTGGCGGCGCTGCCGCGGGACCCGTACGAGCAGCTGGATCTGGCGCGGCGCATCACGGCGCTGGCGGTGGCCGGGCGGGTGTCCGGGCTGGAGCGGGAGGCGGGCCGGCTGCGGGCGGAGGCCGCAGAGAAGGACCGCGAGAGCGCGGAGCTCAGGGAGCGCGTCGCGCTGCTCGACACCGCGCTGCAGGAGACCAACGCCAGGCTCCGCGCCGCGCTCGAGGACAAT ATTAAGCTCAGCAAGGAGCGGGACTCGCTGGCGCAGACGTCCAAGAAGCTGGCGCGCGACCTGCAGAAG CTGGAGTCATTCAAGAGGCATCTGATGCAGTCATTGCGTGATGATAGTTCATCG CCACAAGAAACAATTGACATTACAACATGTGATCAGTCAGTAGCATCAAAAGTGTCGTCATGTGGAG ATGGTGGATCTGCCAGTCACCCTACGCCAAATGTATTGAGCGAGTCTTTTGATGTTGGAAGTACAAACCGAGAAG GTACAGCAACAAGGCCCCTGATCCAAAAATATGCCCTCTCATCACACATCACTCCTCGCCTTACCCCGGAAGCCACCCCTAAAATATTGTCCACCTCAACTTCTCCAAGGCGAATGTCTACCACAGCAACACCAAAATTGATGTCTGGTGCTACCTCACCAACAAGAGCTCGAATTGAAGGGCACATGTCAATGACACCGTGGTATCCATCAAGCAAGCAATCCTCTGCAGCTAACTCTCCACCCCGGGGACGACCCAATCCAG GTCGCACTCCTCGTATTGATGGAAAGGAGTTTTTCCGTCAGGCCAG GAGCCGTCTATCATACGAACAATTTGGAGCATTCTTAGCCAACATCAAAGAGCTGAATGCCCATAAGCAGTCACGGGAG GAAACTCTCAAGAAAGCTGAAGAGATCTTTGGTCCAGACAACAAAGATCTTTACCTCTCTTTCCAAGGATTGCTAAATCGAAGCATGCCATAG
- the LOC117836914 gene encoding LOB domain-containing protein 4 yields the protein MRDAVAVAVAVPGVGGRAGGGGGAASSASAPCAACKLLRRRCAAGCVFAPYFPPGEPHKFANVHKVFGASNVSKLLQEIPVQHRGDAVSSLVYEANARVRDPVYGCVGAISSLQQQVEALQAQLALAQAEMVRLKMSNDYIVHRLKAASRGGGGSSYAGSPSSMSSPKTAEPEAHCKATPELLDMVVDQPGMDDAQFWSY from the exons ATGAGGGACGCTGtggccgtggcggtggcggtgcccgGCGTCGGCGGGAGGgcggggggaggaggcggagcggcatcgtcggcgtcggcgccgtgTGCGGCGTGCAAGCTGCTGCGGCGCCGGTGCGCGGCCGGCTGCGTCTTCGCGCCCTACTTCCCGCCCGGGGAGCCGCACAAGTTCGCCAACGTGCACAAGGTCTTCGGGGCCAGCAATGTCAGCAAGCTGCTCCAG GAGATCCCGGTGCAGCACCGAGGGGACGCGGTGAGCAGCCTGGTGTACGAGGCGAACGCGCGGGTGCGGGACCCGGTGTACGGCTGCGTGGGCGCCATCTCGTcgctgcagcagcaggtggaggCGCTCCAGGCGCAGCTGGCGCTGGCGCAGGCCGAGATGGTCAGGCTCAAGATGAGCAACGACTACATCGTGCACCGCCTCAAGGCCGCCTCGCGCGGCGGAGGGGGGAGCAGCTACGCCGGCTCGCCGTCGTCCATGTCCTCGCCCAAGACGGCGGAGCCGGAGGCGCACTGCAAGGCCACGccggagctgctggacatggtCGTGGACCAGCCCGGCATGGACGACGCCCAGTTCTGGTCCTACTAG